TCTAAAGGCAACAAACTTAGTGCACTTTCACTGATGATATGAGGTATTTGAATTATGAGCACTTTAATGAACAGACTAAATAACTCCGATAGGGTATAATATATGGCTTTCCTAACAAAACAATGTTCACATTGATAAATCTTGTAGGTCGTACACACCAGTAATACATCATTCAGcaatatcatttattattatatagatattctattataattatcataagATTTGGTTTCTAtttaaaggtaaaaatattTGCGCTAATATCAATTAGTGAAAAAAGTCATAAAATCAAACGATAATTAATTAAACGATATAAATGTCCAAGGAAATTGCTCCACACTAATCGCGTTGTGTTTTAATGGTGTGTTATAATCAGATCGCGAGTTTTAACTTTAATGTAGTTTCACTTGACACTTATCAAACGAACGTATGTATTTCTATAGTAATTGTCAATAAACTGGTGAAACTTACATGCATGGTTAACCTTAATTTGAACTATAATCCGACTTTTGGTTAGCTAATACAATACGATGCAGAACATGAGGTTTGCTCTGATAACAGAATTGTGACAATATACCACACATGTTGTAAACAGGTATGGAGTAGGTACAAACAACAGGATTTATATGGCGGACATGGGGGAAACTATGTTTCATCTTATGTTGACAAGATTTAGCGAAAACCTACATACAAACATCATTGGCGATAAAATAGAACCTTGCTCAGTTGTACACACATTTTTCAGTGTTGTAGACATCATCACAACAGAAGtttattattttagttttacAGGATCATCATACGACGCTTAGACTTAAACACGTTCTAATCATGCATAGACATCGAATAGTTTGGTCTGAGAGTACGGACTATGTTAATTCCAGCCAGTGGGGTATCCTGGTGCCacataatgtattttatgtacaAATCTGATAATGTTACTGATTTTGTGTACCGGATTTCTAAGCTTATCTATTTATTGTTTACCAGTAAACAAGGCTGATATTAATTTCATTGACAGTGATTATACAACTGGTGGACATAAATAGGACCCGGATAATTAATAATCAATTAGAAACCACAACATTAATTCATCAATATATTGGACAGCAAATTCCGCCTTAAGCACCAAGCGATTACTAACTTACAGAAACTATTCCGCACACATATTTCCGGAAGGCATAACATGAGATAATCAACGAATGATATAACATAATGTGTTTACTTGTTGATTGGTAAATACATTCATTGTCAAAAGCAATCGCTAACATTTTGATTTACCTAGAAACCAAAAACGTACCtgacaaaattgacaaaaattcTAATTGTTACTGGAAACTCTCAAAACAGTAATTTAACGCTGTGCTGTTTGCGGAAATTTTTTTATTGACGAGCGCCGATTTGCTGTCGAAATATACCGTAATTATTATGTGTAAACTTTTCAACTGACACGTTTTAAGTGAAGAACTGTCACTCGGTAGACCTCACACAGGCCTCTCATCAACAATTTAATTCGAAATCATCATTTTATattcaaaaatgataaatgtgATGGATGAGAGATAGATGTTATTTCCAAACAAAGAATGTCGAGTTAGGGGGACACGTTGTACCTATAAGTATGACTTAGACCAAAGTTATTTGTACTTTCTCCTCTCGTCTATCTTCGTTAGGTTTTCGTTGTCAGTTTGAATTAATCAAGTGTAGCTGAAGTTAATCGTGTAGTTAGGAGACAGAGAGGTCCCCGGGTTTGTCAGGAGTTTGTGGCGATGTCTGGTGAGAGCCAGCTGATTCATAATAACGTTGATTACCCCCTATAGTACCTGTGTTTGACATATTGCTCATTTTTATGTTACGTATAATACCCCTCGGTCATAATTGGGTACCATAATTTTACAGGTCACCATAAGTTGTACTCGGGGGTGAGGAATGGCCAACATGGTTGGAAATAATGGCTCAATTCCGGACAGAATGACTATATAATTTACCTGTAGGCCAGGTGAACTGTCAGTAACGTTTGATTGTCAAGTTGGATTTACAATTGAATTACGGACAGTGACTTATTGAATCATGTGGTGTAACACCTTAATCTTTGGGCTGACCACAGGGGAAGAGTGTGGACTGACCATAGGGAGAGAAAGACCATGTCCCTATTACAGTACCTGTCACCAATGACCGGAAGGTGACCAGCTTGGGAAAAATGACCGGCATTAAGGCAAATTAGCTGGACATACGCAATGCGTGTTGACACTACCGTCCGGAGTGACGATTCTGACCGATGTGGCCATTAATTGGACAGTGTAAGGCGTTTTGTTGATTGGCTGTCCATCGACTTCCTGTTGTGACGTTTCCATACAGCACAGCGCCACCTAGAGCCTATTCTGTTGGCAGTTATTATAAGGATATTTGGTTAGCTCGGTGTGGTTTGATGACAGGTTCGAGTGTGTTGTGTAATGCCAAATTAGCCTTTTGATTAATACTATGGCCTAATTATATGAGTGTCAAGGGAAAACGCAATGACCATTCACAGACTCGAACTCGTAACCTCAAAACTTCAACGAAGAgtatatgtattaaaatcaaGCTCTTGTTGCAAGTCGTAGGACATATTTCCGCTTCAGAAAATAGTTGCTTAAACTTGCAAACATCTCTGCTAATCATGGTCTATTTGGAAGGCTGCGGTATGGCTATATTGGTCATCTTGCAACATCGCGATTGCTGTTGCTGTGAAACATattgccgaagacaccaagcgaTACAGCAAAGTAAAGTCCTGTAGTCAGATTCAAGTGTCTTCTCAATCTCAGATTCCTCCTATGTCACAATAATCAGCAAACACGTGGAATTCAGCTCCTTACAAATACAGCTGTTTCTCATTGTCCTCTCTGGCGTGGTTCTGTGACAGATGTTAGCTTGTTTACTTGtccaaattaaaacaatttcttttattttgcaTGTCACGAGCATGTCATCCCAAACCCCGTTTCTGAAATTCATTCGCAACATTAAACAACTACAAATGTTTTTTTCGAACTTAAATGATTAAACTGACATGTTTTGAAACGTCACGAGAGGTTTTTCTAGGTATCATTTCCATGGCAATACAATCATTTCCGTCGTTACTATGATTTCTTCAAATTCAACAGGCCGTAGCAGACCTTTTCTATCATATTAGATAGGACTAATTCTGTTAAGGTGCTGCCGATTTTGTATACAATCTAACAAGTGGCGACAAAATATGATTGAAGTTGTCAAGTCACTACAGCTATGACTAAGAATTCTAAATGTTTTCACGATAATGAGTGAAAATAGAAACTTTAAATACCGTTGTTTTTCTGTAATAGCCAAGATAAGTAAACAGAAAAGGCTGACATAACATATTTTGTCTATACAAACGACAGGCTATATCTCCGGACTATCTGACAAgtattttaagctcaataatgaCTGCCAATGAATTCTACTGATGAAAAAGAAGGgtccttttgtgattttaacaCTTATCATTTGCGAGCAGATTGTAGATAACTGGGTATCAATGAGGCATGATTCCCCTACAACCCTTCTACCTCTCCAAACCTCTTGCTACCTAGGGCCCTAAGTGACTTCAAGACCATCGTGGTAGGCCCTTTGGGTGTTATAGGGTGCGTTCGAGTCGGATCATCTTCCTCGTGTTTTTATCGAAGCCTACACGGGTGGATGCTTTGTATTCATACATAAACGCTTGTCTTTCATTCTGCCATTTCATACCCATATTCACCGAATTTGATCTCGTATGCCCACATTCTTCTCTCCGACTTTATTTTATACATGATAAAGACGGTATATAGGAAATATGTCAAATAGTTGATCCGTATCTCTCCGTTAATTCTCTCACCGTTCGTCCCCTCTCTGGCCTCGAAATAAAGATAGTGTGTTTATGTGTTAGCCCCGAACTTCACACGAGTATCGAGACAAACTTAACTGGACATCAAAACAATCTGATTCATCCATTGTTTTCCTTCCTGTGTCACAAAGCATGTTAATCACTACCGGGGGTCTAGAGTTACGTAATTGTTCTCTAAGAGGTCTGAACTTTATTTTTCGTGACCAATCCAAATTAAGGGAAAATGTTTTAGTCCACAGTTTGTTATGCTAGTTAAACAGTTGTGAATTAATGTTGTCCGTATGTCTTAAATCACGATAAATTCTAATATATCAATTACACCCAACACTTCCCAGATATGCTATTGTATATTTGCCTTTCACATTAAACTTATTATTCAGAAACTATAAGGTCTTATTGCAatatttagagaaaaaaaaaccccaagGCAAGAGCGTTTCTTCAACTTATTGTAACATTTCGTCTGTACGTCAACATAACTCACATGTAGCAAAGAGTGTAACACATATGCATCTGTTGCACGAATGCCGCAAACCTGCTTAGTCTTCATGCAAAGCTTCAAGAATAGAGCCAACCCACTCTCTCGCACCTTTCGAACAAAGTGATGCTGGATGTCCCGTCTCCGCGTAGTCTGCAAAACATCACGAAATGGGAAAACGCAAGCGATTAAGGCTAAGCAAGCCATTAACTAAGAACAGAAATAAAGTTcaaatgattatcaaaatgaAGATGGAAACGTGATGATTAAAGTTTGGTTCAAGATCTTTCGAAAGATAAATTGTACATCCGTGGTAATGAATAGCTATCTTCTATTTTCTTGGTTGATTCTTCTGCACATTGTTCAGTTCATCatgaaacatattaaatatTCCAGTTTAGATACACGaatatataggatttacatcgTCCCGCTCCATctgaaactatatatataaggaCATGACAACAAAGACGGTAGACTCGGGTATCTGGTACCAAAAGATCTCCATCAATATGTATTGGCATAGTTACCAGGTACAAGGCGTAGGATTTTGCAACCTTTAATAAGAGTTAAAGAGAGTCGCCACTTTCGGCGTGGACAACATCGAAAACTATCGTTCTTTTAGAGGACTTTAAGGGATTACCATCCATTTCGTaaaattatattgttattggtctAGATTTCCTAACGAACGCCTTTAACAAGTGAAAGACGACGTTTACTACTAAAACCCTTGATCACCTGCTTGTTTTGAAAAAGGTTACGCCAGATTGttatttttgattttcaaaaagtCGTCCCTTTCCTTGTgtttaactttaaatttcgtctgCCAATGATACTTTAATATCTATGAAACATCATCAGAAACAGAAACTCTCCAGCACCAAATAATAACTCAGTTTTATGTGATGCTCTGTTCTTCATAACGCCTTACTACACACGCAAATACAAGGTATTTATTTACTCCGCTGTTTTCCCATGTTTATGATCTTCATTCACGAgggaaaatgaaatataaggTATTCTATATATGTGAATGGTAGAATTTCAGAGTAAGAATTAGTCATAAGCCCACACAAAGAAACCATTTGTAAATACATACGATGGGTCAGAGATGAATACGGGAGAATCTTATATACCATGGAGAACATTGTCTGTAACAAAGAGAAAGTCCCAACACTGTCACATCAACATAGACACGGCGAATTAATCATCTCAGTCATCAGATCCTGGACCAGATAGCTCTTGACCTTCTCCATATTGCTGACAAAGTAGATTCTTTGTGGGACTTCTCTTTTGGAGCACGACCCtaaaacgtattggatatattcatCCGACCCTTATTCACGAATCTACTCTCTTTTCAGGAATAATAGGGATGCAGAAAAATTACCTTACGACCCCAGTCTTTTCTCGTCAGGTCTTATCCCTATATCTAATATGTAAAGACAGGATTCGCTTTCTATAGATAGGAATCAGACAGGGTCTTATTACCGGGGCAGACCCAGGCAGGACAGGATGATGGCACCTCATCATCCGTGTCTCAGCCCTTATGTTGATTAACGGATAGGCAGACCCTAGAAATGCAAGTTACAAAATAGAATAGAGAACGGCTTGATATCGGGTTTCACCGGTACACAAGATGATAACGTTCATTCAGTTTGAATGTGTAGTATTTTGCTCGCAAATTCTTTTTGAaagatacatttattttgtacaaATCGCAAGATGTTTTCACAAAGAACCCCGAGGCCAGTACTGCGGTTTTGACCAAGCGTAATACTTGAGCTTTAAATGCGGCAATGCAAATACTTCAGCACTGTCATCGTTATGAGGAGAAACTTCAAAGAAAATTAGTTTGTGATCTATACGCATACGTAAAgggttatttatatatttttcagcACAGCATTCCCACCGCGTATATGAATAAAGCAAAATGGTATACAAGAAACGCTTTCTCCGGAACAAAATGTCTAAAGGGCCGTTTCAAAAGTCTGTCACGAACTAAGTGTGCGGAACGAAGTGTAAAGAAAGGGTACAAACACTCGGAACTTTTAAAATGTCTGTTCTTAATTGATTAACAGATATTTAAAAGCGCTtatattcaatttcaaaatacattGAGATCACTAAATTGTATGTTGCAAAAAACGTTCTTCTTACATAAAGTAAAATGCTTCATAGATAAGTTACATCTTTCAATTTCTATTGCCACTGGACAAGGAAAGGATTCCAGTTGCTTTTGGCACTGGACACGAAAGAAATCGCACACCAATAGGCAAGGCAATACCGTGGTATTGTTTAAAGTAAAAGACTTTTCGTTTCACTTACCAACCTGTATTAGGAAGAGAAACACTTTTTAATAAATCTGAGGTCTTAGTTTACTTTGTTTTCGGGAATAATTCTAATGATTTAGGTGCCGCTAATGTTGTCAATACTattctccccccccccccaagaaAACAGGTGGTTTCAAAGCAGCTACATTGTATTCAAGACTAAACGTaagttgttatttttataatacacctctattatatcatgttttatttgTGACAGAAATCTTATTGATATGtgagaaaacaacaaaattttctCACCTACTCACAAGTTTAGAAATTAAAGTTCAGGTCCAAATCTAAATGACAAGAAAAGAATAAGCtacttttgtatttttaatttattggaATACATTTGGGGAAATAGTCATTCATCTGTCATCCATGCATACCAATCCATACCACACGACCCACACTTCTATATATGGGCAACATCAATTacataacacagataataaattAAGGTAgtgaaatattcattaaataatACTTAATCACTTCTACAAATATGTTTCTGCATTGATTGTTAAATTCATCAGCTCCAATTTCACATTCGATGGTGTTTGAAGCTAGCAGCCCTTGTGAGGATGCTCACTTTGTTAACACAAAGTGTGCACAATTCACAAATACTCTTTGCATGTTTAACAATAAAAGCATGATTTTGCAACAAACAGCACTTGATCTAAAAGTGAATCTGCATGTTTTTTCCTCCTTGTTACAGTAAGAATCACCTTTAGTACACTGCTATATCTAAATCTGTGTTGACCCTCAGACACAGTCACCTAATTGTACTTAGATCATCTATATTCAATACATTATAAGACTATTGCATCACTCTTTAGTTCATGTACAAATTgcttacaaaatattgaaaaatcattCATATGCACATTAACCTCCATAATTATTCAAGGACTCTCGTGTGTTTATGATAGATATCTTTAATCCATCAGAAATGAAGCTAATTTTACACAACATCTCCATTCCTAGAAAATAGTTCTATCAACAAAGATTTCTTTTATCAGGATAGTGATacttatatacagtaaaataccTTATAACCACATGCTTACAAGGATTACatgattataatttaatttcatatgttacactcatttctattggttagatctttgaggttatttttccatagacgaAAGAATTGTATCTCatgtattatgacatcataaatacaaaaaGTTTTCGCAGGGAATTTaaaaagcggcacagtcattggccaaccTGAATTATttgataagatatcaatgcgccacaactcaatttgttttattgtaaaagtaagtaaaattacggaaatttatgcctaattagtacttgattgagttatctgaattaaattataagcattattctcaatatcttttggggctATGAAGTCATAGGCAAAAAACGGGtggacattctttttcatagactgtccttccgttttttgtctatgattCATagccccaaaagatattgagaataatgcttaaataatgtattaattttCATTCTCATTCAATGTCCCTATAAGATACATGGGATATGTACATAACGACCTATGCTtataacaaaatgatttttgtttgttggtCCCCaaaggttcgttataaccattgttttactgtatagaaATAATATAAGATTATTAAGAAATCTTTATGATCTAGACACAAATAAGAAAGTTAACAACATATTCAtctttaaaattaacaattattttcatttatcgaCATAATTTCACAAATTTCACAAGTCCTCCAAATGATGATGTAAACTAGACTATGTAAGTATGTAAACTATGTATAAGTGATACATAGGTAGGTGAGTGACTGACAGATACTCAAATAATTGAAAATCAACGTTTGATTGATTATGTATTCACTAGGTGTCCATGCATGTCTCATTACATGttgttactatatataaatcCTGTGTGGCTATATATACTGAGTTATTCCATCTTAATCAACTAGATGTAAGCTCAGGTGCAGAAAATATTATGTCACTTACATGTGTGTAGATTACCAGTAGTTTAAACCTTACACAGGGATGGTGATTCTCAGAATACCACAGATTCTCTTTACTGAAATAGAAAGGGGAATCCAAAAAATCAGGGAAACTAGAATAAGGTACATGGTCTTTGTTGTAAGCCTACAGGAGAGGTCCTTATTGGGTGTTGCAGGACGCATTGGTTGGACCTTATTATGGCTTCTGGGGCATGGGGTTGGACCATGCTACTGGAGGATGGGGTTGGACCATGATTCTGGAGGATGGGGTTGGACTATGATTCTGGAGGATTGGGTTGGACCATGATTCTGGGGCATGGGGTTGGACCATGCTTCTGGGGGATGGGGTTGGACCATGCTTCTGGGGGATGGGGTTGGACCATGCTTCTGGAGGATGGGGTTGGACCATGCTTCTGGAGGATAGGGTTGGACCATGCTTCTGGGGCATGGGGTTGGACCATGCTACTGGAGGATGGGGTTGGACCATGATTCTGGAGGATGGGGTTGGACTATGATTCTGGAGGATTGGGTTGGACCATGATTCTGGGGCATGGGGTTGGACCATGCTTCTGGGGCATGGGGTTGGACCATGCTTCTGGGGCATGGGGTTGGACCATGCTTCTGGAGGATGGGGTTGGACCATGCTTCTGGGGGATGGGGTTGGACCATGCTTCTGGAGGATGGGGTTGGACCATGCTTCTGGAGGATAGGGTTGGACCATGCTTCTGGAGGATAGGGTTGGACCATGCTTCTGGAGGATAGGGTTGGACCATGCTTCTGGGATGGGTTGGACCATGGGTTGGACCATGTTCTGGGTGGACCATGCTTTGGTGGATGGGGTTGGACCATGTTCTGGGATGGGTTGGACCAGTTTGGGATGGGTTGGACCATGCTTCTGGGGATGGGTTGGACCATGATTCTGGAGGATAGGGTTGGACCATGTTCTGGGACCATGATGGGTTGGACCATGCTTCTGGGGAGGGTTGGACATGCTTCTGGGGATGGGGTTGGACCATGCTTCTGGGGATGGGGTTGGACCATGATTCTGGAGGATGGGGTTGGACCATGCTTCTGGAGGATGGGTTGGACCATGCTTCTGGGGGATGGGGTTGGACCATGCTTCTGGAGGATGGGGTTGGACCATGCTTCTGGGGGATGGGGTTGGACAACGGCTTTTGGAGGATGGAGTTGGACTGCTGCCTTTGGAGGATGGAGTTGGACCGCGGCCTTTGGAGGATGGTGTCAGCCGTATTG
The nucleotide sequence above comes from Argopecten irradians isolate NY chromosome 1, Ai_NY, whole genome shotgun sequence. Encoded proteins:
- the LOC138306965 gene encoding uncharacterized protein → MVQPHPPEAWSNPIPQKHGPTHPPEAWSNPILQNHGPTPSPEAWSNPIPRSMSNPPQKHGPTHHGPRTWSNPILQNHGPTHPQKHGPTHPKLVQPIPEHGPTPSTKAWSTQNMVQPMVQPIPEAWSNPILQKHGPTLSSRSMVQPYPPEAWSNPILQKHGPTPSPRSMVQPHPPEAWSNPMPQKHGPTPCPRSMVQPHAPESWSNPILQNHSPTPSSRIMVQPHPPVAWSNPMPQKHGPTLSSRSMVQPHPPEAWSNPIPQKHGPTPSPRSMVQPHAPESWSNPILQNHSPTPSSRIMVQPHPPVAWSNPMPQKP